From the genome of Candidatus Poribacteria bacterium:
ATACCAACCAGCATATTAGTGCGTTTATCATACCTACATGCCAAAGTTGAACCTAAAACCCACCCACAAACCGATCCGAGACTACTACGACACGCTCCAACAATACGACCACCACAATGCTACACACGAAGGTGCGGTTAGTAATCCTTTTGCCTTCTTACTGGATACCTGTGCAAAACAACTCAACGCCACGCTTATCCCGCAATATGGGATGCACACGCCAAAGGGAAACCGGATCGTCATCGATGGCGTGGTCCTTGACGAATACGGACTCCCCTTCGCCTATTGGGAAGCGAAAGATATTGACGATGACCTTCTCAAAGCCGTCCAAGCCAAACGCGATGCTGGTTATCCACTCGACAACACCCTCTTCCAAACACCGCAGCGCGCCATTCTATATCAAAATGGACAGGTAGCATTAGACGTAGACATCACCGAACCGGCATGCTTGATTGCGGCACTTCAATATCTGTTCGCTTACGTCCCGCCCGCACTCGACAATTGGCAAACGGCTGTCTCCGATTTTAGAGCGTATGTCCCCGACCTCGCAAGCGCGTTGAAAGCACTCATCGATCAACGCCACGAGACGGATCCCGCGTTCAAGGAGGCGTTCACCGATTTTTATGAAATCTGCCGCACTTCCATTAACCCTGAACTCTCACGCGATGCTGTTGAAGAGATGCTTATCCAACATATCCTCACCGAACGCATTTTCCGTACCGTTTTCAATCGATCAGACTTTACGCTCCGAAATATTATCGCCCGCGAAATTGAAAACGTCAGTTACATACTCATGCGGCATGAAGTGAGTCGCGACGTGTTTCTTGAACCGTTAGATCGGTTTTACGTTGCTATCGAGCAAGCAGCAACGCTCTGTAAAGACTTCTCTCAAAAACAGCATTTTCTCAATACATTCTACGAGAAGTTTTTTCAAGGATTCTCTGAAGATGTCGCGGATACGCACGGCATCGTCTACACACCGCAACCCATTGTCGATTTCATGGTGAGTAGCGTTGAACATATCTTGAAAACCGAGTTTGACCGCTCGTTATCGGATACCGGCGTACATATCATCGATCCATTTGTCGGTACCGGAAATTTTATTGTCCGACTCATGCAGGACATCCAAGGCACGGCGTTGGAAGAGAAATACCGTCATGAACTCCACTGCAACGAGGTAATGCTCCTGCCCTACTATATTGCGAGTTTAAACATTGAGCAGGAATACTTTCAACGGACGGGGACATATCTACCCTTTGAAGGAATTACGCTTGCGGACACATTTGAAATGCTTGAGCCGGAGCAAGGGGAACTCTTCACACGTGAAAACACAGAGCGGGTGGAGCGACAGAAGGCTGCGGATATGTTCGTCGTTATCGGCAATCCACCCTATAACATGGGGCAGATTAACGAAAACGATAATAATAAAAATCGGAAGTATGAAACGATGGACGAACGCGTTGCAGAGACGTATGTAAAAGATTCCACAGCTACACTGCGAAATAAACTCTATGATCCGTATGTGAAAGCAATACGGTGGGCATCCGATAGAATCGGCGATGACGGTGTTGTCGCCTTCGTAACCAACAACGGTTTTCTTGATGGTATGGCATTTGACGGTATGCGGAAGCACCTTGCACAAGATTTTACTAAAGTTTATCACATTAATTTCAAAGGAAATGCACGTACCTCTGGTGAACGCCGCCGAAAAGAAGGTGGCAACGTTTTTGATAACCAGATTCGGGTCGGTGTAGGAATCAGTTTCTTCATTAAAAAAATAGAAACGACGTCAGAGGGAACAGGAGTTTGGCTCTATTCTGTTGATGATTATCTGAAATCAAGTGAAAAGCAGAAACTATTGACCGACTTCGGAGATTACACAAACGTCCCCATGAAGAAGGTGGACATTGATGCAAAGTATACATGGCTAACAGCAGGTCTCCACACCGAATTTGAGACGTTTATTCCGATGGGCAGTAAGGAAGCAAAAAACGCAAAAGATGGAGAGACTATTTTCACCCTCTACTCTCTCGGAGTCGCTACAAACAGAGATGTTTTGGCTTACGCTTTTGATCTTAACTTGCTCCAAAAACGGGTTGACTCATTTATTGAAATATATAACACCGCTGTTGACAAAAAGAAAAGACACAACCGAGCAACTCCAGTTGAAGATTTCATTGATACAACTGACCCGCGCATCAAATGGACACATCGGGTTAAGCAGTCATTGCAAAAACTGGACCCAAGTAACTATGAGAATACTCATTTTCGTAAAGCATTGTATCGTCCGTTCTGTCAACAATATCTCTACTTTGATCACTTCTGGAATGAAAGGCGTTATCAGCAACACCGAATTTTCCCAACGCCAGAGACTGAATCGGAAAATCGGGTAATTTGTGTCAGCGGCATTGGAAGTAAGAAACCTTTCCAGTCGTTGATGATTGATGTCATCCCAGACCTCCATCTTACTGGCGATTCCCAGTGCTTTCCCTTCTATACCTACAATGAGGACGGCACGAACCGACAAGAGAACATCACCGATTGGGCGTTGGCAGAATTCCGAACACATTACGGCGACGACACCCTCACCAAGTGGGACATCTTCCACTATACCTATGCCCTCTTGCACCATCCCGTTTATCGTGAGAAATACGAAATGAACCTTAAGCGCGATTTACCGCATATCCCTTTCACCGAAGATTTCTGGGGTTTTTCCAAAGCCGGTGCAGCGTTAGCAGATCTCCACGTCAACTATGAATCCGTTCCGAAATACGATAAACTCCGAAAGGTTGAAACCCCCGGCATGCAGGTCAATTGGGATGTCGAGAAGATGAAACTCTCTAAAGACAAGACGCAGTTGAGATATAACGATTTTTTGACGTTGGATGGTATTCCTGCGGAGGTTTATGACTATAAGTTAGGTACGCGTTCCGTGTTAGAATGGGTAGTGGATCAGTATCGTGTCAAGGTAGATAAACGAAGCGGTATTAAAAACGACCCAAACCGCGAGGGGGAGCCGCGGTATATTGTGGATTTGATTGGGCGTGTTATCACCGTCAGCCTCAAGACGATGGAGATTGTTGAGAGTTTGCCCGAATTGAGCTTGGAAACACTTAAGTGAAATGGTATTAACACGAGCGGCGGTTCTTATGACGCTAACAGTTGGTTGGTTCTTTATATTAACCCAAGTTGCTACCTAACGCGTTATAGACGTTTGAAAAAGTTAACAGTTGCCAGTTACCAGAGGGGAAACCTGTTAAACAAAAAACTCTTTACTGGAGACTGATGGCTGGAAACTATAAAAAACCTTTCCCACCCCGTAGGGGTGTTATGTCTATAGAAAATTGTTATACAAGAAATCGCACCCCGTAGGGGTGCTATGTGAATAAAAAGCCCGCATAGCCACGCTGTGCTATAGATCATTCTTCAGGGTGGAGATCTACGACAGAAAACACGATATGTACATAGAGTTGCGTATAGGTATTCGCCATAAATTCTTGTGTTTCTCTGGAATTTACTATGTCTAACGTCAGTTATCATCTATTATAGACATAGCACCCCTACGGGGTGCGGTTGCTGGGATACAACGTTTTCTATAGACATGGCACCCCTACGGGGTGGAAAGAATGCCTGAAAAACCTTTAGGACTTACGCAATTTTGATTTTAGCACACACTGTTAAGTGAGGGGCATGGAAAGAACGCAGACGGTCCCTTGGCACAGGCTAACAGCCTATGCTACAAAAGAGCAGCATGCGTAAGTCCTAACCTTATTGGAATGTTCAAAATTTGTTAGTAGCAATTTGAGTTATATTAGCGCATATATGGGAGGTCATCATGTTGGGATACGCAAAACTATTCAAAGACAAAATCCTTGCACAAGGCAGAGCGGAAGGTAAAGCAGAAGGTAAAGCAGAAGGCAGAGCAGAAGTGTATCGTGAGTTACAGCGAGCGCAAAGAGAGGGGATAACGCTTGAAGAGGTGCTGAAAACACACGATGCCGAAAACGGTAAAAATGAAGGGGACGAGCCGTCTTAAGGCGACCAGAGGACGTATGTCGGGATATTAAACAATGTCCCAAGCAGTGCCCACAGTCCCACGAACACGTAATCCCCCATCACCAAGCCTAAGAAGAACGGGATTGCGCGCTGATGTGCCCGTAAACCGAAGACAGTCAGAATGATGAACTTTACTAGCCAACCGAGAAAAACAGAGAACCAGAAATCGGCAAGTCCGCCCCATGTCGCAGCGGTCATTACGTACCCGATCGGGTGAAAGGGCCACCACATAAATTTATGGCGCAGGAAATAGAGAATCCATGTCATCGCCGCGCCGATCCCCATAGATTGTGTGCCATCCCAATTCGGACCCGTAGGGTTGTTAATCCACCGTTCTAAACGTCTCCCGAAAACCTCCTCACCGATACCGATGATGTAGCCGTGTACAGCGAATGCTCCAGTCTCATAAAGGAGATAAAGGAACGCCCAAAACGAGGCGAGTGTTCCGATGATAATGGCGAACATCATCACCCAAACGAGTCTTCGGCTGTTTATACCCGCACGCTCGGCGAGTTTGAACCCTTCCAGCTGATTTGGCATCGGATGCGAAACATTAAGCCGATTGAGCCAGTAGTAGAAGGAAATAATCGTAAGGTTCTCGGTCCCGACGAATCGTGGTCCGAAGGTGACTGACATCAACCGTGCTGGATCAAGCGCGAGGATCTCATGTGATGGCGGACCGAACTCGGCACGTACACGCGTCACACCAAGTGCCATCACAATGAAAATGACGATAAAACCGAACACACCGCCTAAGGACATCCCTGCCTTCACTGAAAACAGTGTGAGCCCGAGACCGCCAAAGATTAACCCAGCGATGGCAAAACGGTAAGGCATCGGTTCATCTGAATCATCAAACGCCTTTTTGGCTGTCAAACAATTTTGGATGACATCGCGGAGATGCCTACGCGTCCCCCACAATGCCAACGCACCGACAGCGAGCCATGCGCCACCCGCACGTTCCGCAAAATAGAGTTCACCTTCACCTAACATCCCCATACGAACGACCCGTTCTGCTTTGCCAAATAGATAGAAAAACCACGCTGACATAGAGATGTCCAATGGCACGAAGAAGGTCAACCCTATAATGAACGGGTAGGCAGATAGCGAAATCCATCCGACAGCGTTCCATGGTTTGTCTGTGAACAGATGTGTGATCGAATAGTAGTTGAGTTGGATAGATGGGACCTGGGGGAATAGATGGCTCAATCCTGCCAGAAGTTCAATAAACCCAGCAACCGAGAACCCTATCCACATCGTGCCGCTTCTGAAAAAACTTTTCCGTCCTTGCGCCATCTGGAGCGGCAGCTGGATAATCGGATACGCCAACTTTTCACGCTCAGTCCACTGGACACGGATAATTGTAATCAGACATATCAGCGTAAACCAGAGCAGTGTGACAAACCCTGTCCAGACAAGGATTGGCACCAACCAGCCGCGTAAATGCTTTGGAAGATAAAAGGTCGAACCTCCTTTAAAGTAGGCATCCAAAGCGTAATCCTCAGGCACGAACCATGTCGGGATGTAACGCCAGAAGAGAGATGCCCATTCGTTTTCGGGAGTTGCGAACCGGAACGGATGCGCCAGTGTGCCAATCAGGAACGTCATCATTGAGTGGCCACCGATTGTGGATACCATGACGACCATGATATAAATAACGAGGAGTTCCTGTGGGGTTAGCGCATTACGCGGGGAAAGTCTTTTCCATGCCAAGTTGAAGCCGATGACGACAAAGAGCGTGAAAATTGCATTGAAGAAGAGCGAGACGAAGTTCAGGAGGAATTGCGGCTGAATCATCTCCGCAGCGTAGGCGAGCCAGTAGGCGTTCCCAATAACGAGGAGTGTACCAATCAGGAGGGCACGGAGCGTAATTCCAGATGTGAAGGAAGCACGAGATGCTGGCATGTGTTGAATAGTTGTCAGTTATTAGTCATCGGTCATCAGAGGGAATAGTTATCAGTTATCGGTTATCGATGTTAGGAAGTGTGCTAAAATTATGAAAGTTTCAAAGTGTGCTAAAGTGTTCTAAAGTTGTGAAGTGATCAACTTTACAGATTTCTCCACTTTAGCTCCACTTTATTGGACTTTACGAACTTCTTTAACTGATGACTGACAACTGATAACCTCTCTACTGTTTCAGGGCACCCCAGACCACTGCGAGTTTGCCTGAGGGCTCAACGGCTAATATCTCGGCATCAAAAGTGAGGTCACCATAAGCGAGACCATCCCATGCACCGCCGGGGGTCCATCCGATCTGGTGTTCGCGTTTCCCATTCTCACAATCGTTCATGTGGAAACTCAGCCCGATCGTCAACCCAGCTTTCGCTTTGAATTTATCACCTTTCCCGGGGTTGGCAAACGCGGGGTTGCCGCGCGGCTTCGTCGGGTCAATCGCGACCTCATAGATGTAATCGTTGCCATTCTTGACCAGTACCCATTCTGTGTTCTCCTTTGATGCGGCGGCGGATAAGTCTTTACCGTTGGCACCGAGTGTCCACTGAACAAGGCTCTCCCTCACCATGCCGTTGTCGAAATCAAACATAAATTCGACACTATCGTCTTCCCACCATCTGGCATCAGGTGGATTAACGTCTTGGAGTTCGTCATCGGTGATTTCAACGGCGAAATAGATACGGGTCGGATCTAAGGCGTTCCACGCGACTCTGCCTTGACCGGTAAAATCGTTGGCTTTTGGGATACCTTGACCGACATCTTTCAATTCGTCAAAGGCAACAATTTCAGCACGTTTCCATTCGTCAAGTTTTCCATCTACTTTGAGGTTTCTCAGCTGTTTTGCAACATATTCCTTATCACGTTTCGCATCAACAGGTAAGTTCATGGTACACAACAGGGCGACTACTGTTATTACCGTGCCTGCGGTTCTGAATTTCATAAATTTTCTCATTGATGAATTCCTTCGTTTTGTAACTTTTGAATTAGTTGTTTCTGCGTCCGATTTTTCTTCTGTGAACTGCACGTACGGCATAACACCTGAAGATTATCAGGTGCATCGGTGCCCCCTTTGGATTTGGCTATCACATAATTGACTGTCATACTACGAAACGGAAATAACGTTTGACAGCCGTTACATTTACCCTCTTGGCTTCCAAACAGTGTGCGTTTATCGGTGTGATTCTGTTTGGAAAGTTTAGGTTCATCCTTTCGGTGAATGATCGGCTTGGTAATACCGTTCTGTTCAAAACGCGACTTAACCAGTTCATAAGATTTGGGACTTAAATCAATCCCTATCCATTGGCGTTTTAACCGCTCGGCAGCTACACACGTAGTAGCACATCCACAGAAGGGGTCAAGCACCATATCGCCTGGATTGCTGCTCGCCCCAATAATTCGTTCTAACAGGGCAAGCGGTTTCTGTGTCGGGTATCCAATCCGCTCTTTACTTCTGGCTGTTAAGTTTGGAATATCGACCCAGATGTTATTCAGTCTTTTGCCTTTTTGTTCGTCAAGATACCGCTTATAGCGTGGCACATTTCCCGGACGCGTCTGAATGATACGTCCTGCTTCAATTTCCTTGCGCATGCGATCTTCTGCCCAGCGCCATGTTCGGACGACTCCCATGACCGCATACGTCAAATGAGAATCGGGATCGTGGTTCTGAGCAGTTACAGAAGTGAGTGAAAAGCGTCGTCCGGTTTCCGGTTCAACACAATAATACTGACGTTTGGTTTTCTCATCCAAATTCGCCAGGTCATACGGAATCGTGACGGCTTCAACGTTCCAGACATACGTATCGCTTTTTGAATATCGGAAGATAATGTCAGAGTCTCGTGCCAACCCCTTTTTGAGGTTTCCCTTGGTGGTTATTGCCCGTTGCCAGATAATCTCATTTCTAAAATTTTCTTTTCCAAAAACGCTATCCATCACCATTTTGAGGTAGTGGCTGGCGTTATCATCACAGTGGAGATAGAGCGTCCCGGTCAGTTTGAGGATGCGGAACATCTCCAGCATTCGGATGCTCATCATGATGAGATAGGCTTTCATGGACTTCCCGTGACTAAACTCAGTAGCACTGATGGCATGATAGAGTTCGGGTTGCCTATCCGCGAGTTCACCGTGAGATGCGTTATCTAAATCCTCCAATGTCCAGAAATCTTTGAACGTTGCCCCTGCGGCTTTGCTCCCGACTGGTGCTTCAAAGGTGCGGTTGGAATTGAAGGGCGGATCCAGGTAAATCAAGTCAATAGAATCTGTGTCAAGCCCTCGAAGTACATGAAGATTGTCATTTTCAAAGATAGTTCGGTTCTTGACCTTCATCCTATTTCCTATAATACTGTGTGTAGGCGCGCTTCGGAAGCGCGCCTACATATAATAAAATAACATAGACAACATAGTGGTCCTACCGTCGCGCTTTGATAGTGCCCCACGTCGCAGCGAGTTTTCCGTTCGGGTCAACAGCGAGTCCTGTTTCAGCCTTGAAATTTTGATTGACTTCGGCTTCCTCAAGTACTCGGTTATAGACGCTGAATTCGTCAATGATACCTGTGAACACCCCGAATTCACCATCTGCTCTTCCATCTAAGCCGATGAAGACGTGATTTTCCCAA
Proteins encoded in this window:
- a CDS encoding DNA methyltransferase, with protein sequence MKVKNRTIFENDNLHVLRGLDTDSIDLIYLDPPFNSNRTFEAPVGSKAAGATFKDFWTLEDLDNASHGELADRQPELYHAISATEFSHGKSMKAYLIMMSIRMLEMFRILKLTGTLYLHCDDNASHYLKMVMDSVFGKENFRNEIIWQRAITTKGNLKKGLARDSDIIFRYSKSDTYVWNVEAVTIPYDLANLDEKTKRQYYCVEPETGRRFSLTSVTAQNHDPDSHLTYAVMGVVRTWRWAEDRMRKEIEAGRIIQTRPGNVPRYKRYLDEQKGKRLNNIWVDIPNLTARSKERIGYPTQKPLALLERIIGASSNPGDMVLDPFCGCATTCVAAERLKRQWIGIDLSPKSYELVKSRFEQNGITKPIIHRKDEPKLSKQNHTDKRTLFGSQEGKCNGCQTLFPFRSMTVNYVIAKSKGGTDAPDNLQVLCRTCSSQKKNRTQKQLIQKLQNEGIHQ
- a CDS encoding N-6 DNA methylase, with protein sequence MPKLNLKPTHKPIRDYYDTLQQYDHHNATHEGAVSNPFAFLLDTCAKQLNATLIPQYGMHTPKGNRIVIDGVVLDEYGLPFAYWEAKDIDDDLLKAVQAKRDAGYPLDNTLFQTPQRAILYQNGQVALDVDITEPACLIAALQYLFAYVPPALDNWQTAVSDFRAYVPDLASALKALIDQRHETDPAFKEAFTDFYEICRTSINPELSRDAVEEMLIQHILTERIFRTVFNRSDFTLRNIIAREIENVSYILMRHEVSRDVFLEPLDRFYVAIEQAATLCKDFSQKQHFLNTFYEKFFQGFSEDVADTHGIVYTPQPIVDFMVSSVEHILKTEFDRSLSDTGVHIIDPFVGTGNFIVRLMQDIQGTALEEKYRHELHCNEVMLLPYYIASLNIEQEYFQRTGTYLPFEGITLADTFEMLEPEQGELFTRENTERVERQKAADMFVVIGNPPYNMGQINENDNNKNRKYETMDERVAETYVKDSTATLRNKLYDPYVKAIRWASDRIGDDGVVAFVTNNGFLDGMAFDGMRKHLAQDFTKVYHINFKGNARTSGERRRKEGGNVFDNQIRVGVGISFFIKKIETTSEGTGVWLYSVDDYLKSSEKQKLLTDFGDYTNVPMKKVDIDAKYTWLTAGLHTEFETFIPMGSKEAKNAKDGETIFTLYSLGVATNRDVLAYAFDLNLLQKRVDSFIEIYNTAVDKKKRHNRATPVEDFIDTTDPRIKWTHRVKQSLQKLDPSNYENTHFRKALYRPFCQQYLYFDHFWNERRYQQHRIFPTPETESENRVICVSGIGSKKPFQSLMIDVIPDLHLTGDSQCFPFYTYNEDGTNRQENITDWALAEFRTHYGDDTLTKWDIFHYTYALLHHPVYREKYEMNLKRDLPHIPFTEDFWGFSKAGAALADLHVNYESVPKYDKLRKVETPGMQVNWDVEKMKLSKDKTQLRYNDFLTLDGIPAEVYDYKLGTRSVLEWVVDQYRVKVDKRSGIKNDPNREGEPRYIVDLIGRVITVSLKTMEIVESLPELSLETLK